From the Opitutales bacterium genome, the window CGGGAATTCATGCCAATGTTTTTTTATTCTGTATTTCTGTTGCTCCGTTAAAGGCCCCTGACGTGCGAGGTCTATTGAATGAAATCGACAGGCTTCGGGAAACTTTGACGTGTCTGTATTTTTTATCCCGTCCCTTTATTTAATTTTATTTATTTCTCGGGGACCAGGCTGAGGGGGTACTTGTCTGGGTTAGAGAAAATCACTAAGAAACCGTCTACGCCCAACGTAGATATCATGAGCGCTCGTCACCCAATCAAAAAGAACACCATGCCTCATGATGACTCTACCACCCCATCCGATACGTGGCTCCAGGCCACTGCCCGCCAATTGGCACCCCACCTCGAGCGCTATGCCGACAGCGTGTCCAGTTCCCGGGAACTCGCACGCGATGCCGTTCAGGACACATTTCGAAAACTGGCTGCCCTACCCCGTAAAGAACGCCCAGATCCTCCGAAGCCTTGGTTATTTCGCGTCTGTAGAAATAGACTCATCGACCTCCAAAGAAGGGAGCGTCGTTCCGTGCCCATAGAAGAAGCCACCCTCGAAACGACTCCGGCTGACATACCGACTCCACAAGAAACTTCCGAGCGGAGCGATCTACATAGCCAGGTGATACGCAGCATCGAAAATCTACCCGCAGCCCAACGCGAAGTGGTGCGACTCAAATTCCAAAACGAGCTGAGTTACAAAGAAATCTCTGAGATCACCCAGCACAGCGTCTCTTACATCGGCGTGCTCCTCCACAGCGCCATGAAAACCCTCCGCCAACACATGGCACAATACCGCTAACCCTTTCCCCATTCATCCGATGAAAGCATCCTTTCCACCCCTCACCCCAGACGATCCCCGCCTCACTACCTACGCCCTCGGCGAGATCGATGATCCTGCCGAGCGAACCTTCATCGAGGGCGCACTCGACGAGAAGCCTGAACTTAAACAAATCGTTGAGGAAACATGCCTTGCCGAACAGACGCTCACGAGAGCCCTGGCACAAGAAGCCCTGCCAAAGATAGAAGCCCTTCCTGAGCTCGACGGCAAAGAAGCAAAGCCAGCCATTCCTTTTCCATCAAGACCCATGCTGGCAGCAGCTGCATCGGTCGCGCTGGTGTTGGGGCTTGGGTTGATTTCAGCTTTTGTCTTAAAGCAACCCACGGAAACCGACACTGACCTCTACAGTGTGATCGAGTTATCGGATTCAATTCCTCAGAAAATACACAGCCCCGAAATAGCTCAGAGCTTTGAATTTGAGGCCGCTCCATTACCTGTGACTTTTGGACGCTCGATGCAAGCGAGTCGACCACGCGGTTCAGCAACTAGCTCCGCAGCGTTTTTCACTGCCGCTCAAGAAATTTTAGTGGATTTTGAGCCTTCCAGCACAGAATCCTACGATCCCATTGAAGACACGGGCTTCCAGTCCGTTCTCGAGGCTCCGCGATCCACTTTTTCGGTGGATGTCGACACGGCAAGCTACGCAAATGTTCGTCGCTTTATTCAAACCAGTCAGCGCCCTCCAGCCGACGCGGTACGCGTGGAAGAATTGATCAACCGCTTCGACTATGCCTATCCCGTGCCTAAAGCAGACGCAGAACATCCCTTCAGCACGACCGTGCAGGCCGCTTCCGCACCATGGGCTCCCGAGCATGCCCTCGTGCGCATTGGTCTGCAGGGTCATGATATCCCTTGGGAAGCGCGCCCGGCATCAAACCTGGTTTTCCTCATGGATGTCTCTGGCTCGATGAATCAGCCCAACAAGCTCCCCTTAGTAAAGAAGACCTTAGACATCCTTGTCCGGCGGATGTCAGGGCAAGACAGAATCGCTGTCGTCGTTTATGCTGGAAATTCAGGCATAGCCCTGCCCTCCACTACAGCGGATAACCACGAGACGATCATGCATGCTATCCAACAGCTGCAGCCCGGAGGCTCAACTAATGGAAACGCAGGTATCGAGCTCGCCTATGAAATCGCTCAACAGCATTTTATTAAAGGCGGCAACAACCGGGTAATTCTATGCACCGATGGCGATTTCAATGTCGGCATCTCCGATCGCGGTAGTCTAAAGACAGTCATCGAAGAGAAAGCTCAGGGTGGTGTATTCCTCTCCGTGTTGGGATTCGGTATGGGTAATTACAAAGACGACATGCTCGAGTTGCTCAGCAATTCCGGCAATGGCACGTATGCCTATATCGACAGCGAAAAAGAGGCCCGCCGCGTCTTCCTTCAAGACCTCACCGGTTCTCTCTTCACCATCGCAAAGGACGTCAAAATCCAAGTAGAATTCAACCCAACACAAGTCCAAGCCTATCGGCTTATCGGCTATGAAAACCGGCGCCTGGCTGATGAAGACTTTAATAATGATAAGAAAGATGCCGGTGACATCGGTGCAGGCAACAGTGTGACAGCGCTCTATGAAGTCGTCCCCCATGGCGTCGAACTCACGGATCGCGTCAAAGCGGCGTTCGATATCGACCCACTCAAATATACGGTACTCACTGAGTCGCAGACAGACTCCTTACAAGAGTGGCTCACGGTGAAGCTCCGCTACAAACAACCGGATGGAGACACATCTCGACTTTTGTCGACAGCGCTAAGACCCAGCGGGGAGCTGGCATCCATCGCCGAGTCTGACGAGGACTTCCGTTGGGCTACTGCTGTGGCCATGTTTGGAGAAAAACTACGCGGCAACGCTGCCAGCCAACAAGTCGCTTGGGCTGATATCGAATCACTCGCGCAAAGCGCCCAAGGTCGAGATCCATACGGGGATCGTACTGAGTTCCTACAATTGATTCGGACAGTCCAGCAGCTTTAACCCGAATTATGCAATAGAATCGCGGCAACTGAGGCTGCTATGGAGCTGTGAGCATGCGTCCAATTATAGCCAAACAAAGGGTCGTCTCAGCGAGACGACCCTTCCTGCAAAACCTTTGCGCACCTGGATTGAACAGTCGCGTCGTGTTTTCAAATTCCACGCTTTTCCGCGTCTTCCGCGGCTATTTTAGAGCGTGCTGCATCATCTGAATTAAAGTTGAAGACTGGCCTAATTATTTTCCCCTACCTGCGCCTTGTGAACCGGCCGAAAGCTATCGACCAGGTATGAGCTAACCCCGACCACAATGCCCGCGTCGGCAATGTTAAAGACCGGCCAGTGGTATTCGACAACGGGGATGATCACCAAAATAAAGTCCGTCACATACCCTTGCCACACACGGTCGATCACATTTCCGATAATCCCGCCCACGATGAGGCCGAACACCAGCTGAATAAAGGGGCGGTGCATCTCAAGCTGCCTGCGAAATACTACGATTGCTCCAACAGCCAATACTGCCAATACCACAAAGAACCCGCCAAATCCTTCAAACATCCCCCATGCCGCCCCATAATTGCCAACATGAACAAAGTGAAACCGGCCGGGTAAAAGATCGATAGACTCCGGCCCGATATAACTCTCAAAGGGTATAGCCCGACGCACCCATGCCTTGCTGAGCTGGTCGAAAAGCAGCCAAAACCAAGCGAGCCCAAACACCAAGGCGTAGGAACGCGCTCTATCCTGGATCGAGCGCGGTGCGCTACTCGTCTCCGTCATCGGAGGAGGCAAGGATAGGCGCATCCTCGTCTTCGTCGGTAAAGACATTACCGCGATCTACCGTGTGACGGCGCATACGCTCGTGCTGGGCCTGCCCCTCTAAGGAATAGCGGGTAAATGGCACTGCCTCGAGGCGCTCCTTGCTGATCTCTTCTCCTGTGATCTCGCAGACGCCGTAAGTCTCATCGAAAATCCGTTCAATAGCGTCTTCGATTTCGTTCAATGCCTCCTGTTCTGAGGAGACAAGGCTCAGGGCGAGGTCGCGGTCAAACGTCTCCGTTCCCGCGTCAGCTTGGTGCTGTCCATAGCCAGAAAGATCACCCGAATCGTCGCGTGAAGAACGGTGTAGTGTCTCTTCAGTGTGGTAGGATATACCTTCCCGCAGCTCGTCACGCATGCGGATAAGCAGGGTGTGGTATTTCTTAAACTTGGCAGGCACCTTGCGCTCTGCAGGGACGGCCTTCTCCATCGCTTGTTTCGGTGCAGCAGCGATGCCCAAGATATCGGCCATCGACGCCGCTTGAAACGAACGCTTCTCTTGAACCTCTGGGATGGGGGTTGGCGTCACGACTTTTTTCTTCGCAGCGCGCTTGCGTGCCTTCTTTTTAGCGGGAGCCTCTACGACGACATCCTCCACCTTGCGCTCTTTCAGGATTTTGAGTGCGTCCTCAGGGGTAAATACAATGGCAGTCTGCTTCTTGGGCTTCACCTTGAAAACCGCAGGTGTGTCCTTGCTTTTGCGCGTGTGCTTAACGGGTAGCTTATCCGAAGCCTGGGCTTGTTTTGCCTTGGCGGTAGATTTTTTCGCAGCGGTTTTCTTCTTAGCTGCTGTTTTTTTCGCCACTGTCTTTCGAGTCGTCTTTTTAGGGGCCATTTGAGTGCAAATTTATGTCGGTTGAGCTGAGTTTGAGTTTAGGGGGTTTCCTGTGATCAGGCGTTCTGAATATCGGCAAGTGCCTGGGCACTTTGGCTGGAAACGGCTCCCCATACGTCAGTTTCGACAAGCTCGGGAACCCATTTCCAACTCCTTGGACAGCGCACCCAGCCCGTCACCTCGGCGGCCTGTGCCGTCACCTCCAAAGAACCCGCTTCAGGCGTAGTTTCGACTTCGACAGAAGAGACGATAAAGAGTTCAGCAAGAAACTCAGAAGATATTGCGGAGAGCACAGCAGCCATCGGGTGGCCATCTGAGATGCGGATTTTCACGCGAGCGTCAAGGGATTGGCCAATTTTTTTATCCTGCCGCAATCCTTCAAGGACGTCATTGACCTGCTCCTGCTTGAATCCAAGCACCTCATTCAGCCGTTTATACGGCTCGGGGTGTTCAAAATAGTCTCCGAGTGCCGGCCAGTGTCGCAAAGCGATTGCGTCTTCTACGAAGTCTTGATCCTCTTTGAAATAGGACCAGGCTTCGTCGGTCGTAAAGGGTAACATCGGCGAGAGCACCGTCACCAAGGTTTCAAAGATCTGATGCAATGCTGTCTGCGATGAGCGTCGCTCGGGTGACGCAGGAGACCAAGTATAGAGCCGGTCTTTGAGGATATCATGATACGTCGCTGACAACGTAATACTCACAAAGTTTGCAATCAGCTGGTAAGCTCTGTGGAATTCGTAGCGCTCATAGGCCACCTCAACATCCTTTACCAATAAACCGGTGTGGTGTAAGGCCCAGGCATCCAGTGGAGTCAGCGCATCAGGCGCAACCGCATCTTTACCCCAATCGAAATCATAGAGATTCCCGATCAAGAAGCGGAAAGTGTTACGCAGTGTGCGATACGTATTGCCGACATTTTTAATAAGCTTGTCTGAGACGGGGATATCCCCACGGAAGTCCTGCGAGCAGATCCACAGGCGCACCACATCTGCCCCAAACTTCTTAATGTAAGCATCCGAAGTCTGGGGTTTGGTTTTAGTGCCGTCAGATTTTGAGATCTTAGAGCCATCTTCGTTGACGATGTAACCATGCGTAACGAGTTGCTTAAACGGGGCATCTCCATGGGTAAAAATGCCAAACCATAGCGAAGACTGAAACCAGCCTCGGTGTTGATCGCTGCCTTCTAGGTATAAATCCGCAGGGCGACGCAAGTCCGGATGCTTCGCAAGCACGCCATGTTGCGAACACGCGGAATCTATCCAGACGTCGAGTGTGTCACGGCCCGGTTTTAACTCAGATGCAGCCGGCCAGTCTTCGGGAAGATCGACACCTAAAAGTATGTCTTCAGCGCTCTGTTCAAACCAGATTTGTGAGCCCTCTTTACGCACCTTCTCAGCCACAGCGCGCACGACCTTGGCATCGATATAGGCTTCCCCATCGGCATCGTAGAAGGCGGGAATCGGCACACCCCATGAGCGCTGTCGAGAGATGCACCAGTCTGGCCGCGTCTCGACCGCCGCGCCGATACGCTTGATCCCCCAATCGGGAATAAAATCGACCCTTTCTAACGCACCCAATGCCTTTTGACGCATGCCGTCTTTATCGAGTGCGATAAACCATTGGTCCATAGCTCGAAAAATAACCGGTGTCTTCGAGCGCCAGCAGTGTGGATACTGATGCTTGTAGGGGCTGAGCGAAAGCAGGCTACCATTATTCTCTATGATCTGCAGCACTCCCTTATTAGCAGGGGCACGGCCTTTGACCTCGAGCGTGCTGAGTCCCACGAGCTCTGTCGGGACCTTTCCGTCGTCGACGTAGCACGCGTTATCATCAAGTGGACAATAGACTTCAAAACCATGTTTAAGGCCGGTTAGATAGTCATCCAAACCATGCCCTGGAGCAGTATGCACCAATCCAGTGCCACTGTCGGTTGTGACATAATCCGCAAGCACGAGAGGGCTCTCACGGTCGATAAAAGGGTGTTGGCAGATGAGACCTTCCAACTCCGAGCCCTTCAAAACCCTTTCGCCGATCGTAGCATTTTCGAGCTTCGCCGCTTCGATCAGGCTTTCAGCAAGGCTTTTAGCCACGAGGTAACGATCTCCATCGGCAGTAACGATGACATACTCGATATTTGGACCGGCAGCGACAGCGAGGTTAGCTGGCAGGGTCCATGGAGTCGTAGTCCAGATTACAGTGTAAAGTCCGCTAGTCTCACCGATCTTGTCCGGGTTATTGACAGCAAAACGCACATAGATCGAGGGGCTCGTCTTCTCCTTATATTCGATCTCAGCCTCGGCCAAAGCCGTTTTGCAGGGAATGGACCAATACACCGGTTTCTTGCTGCGGTATATTAGGTCTTGCTCAACGACATGTGCGAATGCGATGAGCTCTTCAGCCTCGTAGTCAGGCTCGATGGTCCAATATTGCTGCTTCCAGTCTGCCCATACGCCCAGACGGCGAAATTGGTCACGCATGACGTCCAGAAATTTACTAGCAAAGTCTGCACATGCCTTGCGGACTTCGGCCGGCTCTAGCTTGTCATCACCCTTTTGCCGAAGCTCGGTCATGACTTTGTGCTCAATCGGGAGGCCATGAGAGTCCCAGCCGGGAACGTTCGGGCAAACAAAACCTTTGAGTCGCTTATAGCGCAGAATGCTATCCTTCAGCGTTTTGTTCAACGCCGTGCCGATATGCACATCTCCATTGGTGAATGGCGGCCCATCATGCATGATAAATAGCTCACCCGCTCGCGCCTGATCGCGCTCTATAATGCACTCATACACCTGAGTTTTCTCCCAATGCTCGATGCGTTTGGGTTCGCGCTCAACGAGGTTGCCCCGCATCGGAAACGATGTTTTGGGCAAATTGAGGGTATCTTTCAGGTCCTGAATCATAACGGATTTACGCTGCGGCCGTGCGGCGAAGCGCGTAAAAATGCGTGCTCACTCAACCGAGTCAAGCGAGGGCTAAGGCGACTCAAAATTATCGGCGCGCATTAACGAGTTCCTGAGCAACCAATTCGAGCACTTTGCTCCAGGCTTCTGCCGTGGCAACGGGTCCCGTATCAGATACGAAAGTCGTGGACGAGAACGCGCCTTTTACCACACCCGTTTCTTCGATCCAATGGTAGTCCAACCAAACTTCAAGTGCACCATTCTCCAAACGAGCCTCTAAAATGTTCACACTACAGGCTACAGATTCCTCCGCGTTGCTCCCAAGCAATGCCCGGACGTTTAGGTCAAGCACCCGTTCCACGCCTTTGCCAAAGGGCTCAACCCAGCGATCAAAATCAGAGATCACCACTGTGGGCCCTTCGGGCAGCGCGAGCTTCTTGTGATCGACCGTGTCTGGAACTGTGACTGCGACAATCGACTCAGGAAAAAGTGTCACGCCCGGAGTCAGCAAACGAGCTTCCAGTCGATAATATCCCACGCGGTCCGGTTGAGCCTGGAATGTGGAACATCCGACAATCATGAGAGTGATCAGAGCAAAAATAACGGTGCGTATCATGGCAGATCTGGAGTACTTCGACCCGAAATAAAAGCATTGGGATTGCGTTCGAGATAAGCTGACAAGTCCTCGAGGCTTTGCGCGGCATTGCGGACGTCTTGGAGGGTAGCTTCCAAGCCACGCACAAGGGATGAATTCGGGTCAGCAGTTTCGTTTACAGTCTCGATCATCCGCTGAGCAGCGTCCAAGGTCGCGTTAAAACTCATTAAGCTGGCGTTCAGATTTTCCAAGATATCCGGGAGCCTCTTATCAGCACTTTCGGCGAAAGATTGGAAAGAAGCTAGCGTGCCTTGGATTTGCACAATCAGTTTTTCCATTCGTTGCGGCTCAAGCACCTGATTAAAGCGCTCAAGCGCTGTGTCTACTTGCTTCGAAAGTTGTGCAATATTTACCTCTTCTATGCGCTGCCCAGCGATGAAAACGAGACGATTGAGATTACTCCCTAGCGTATCGAAATCAATATCGCCAATCCGCGCAATGGCCTCGGTAGCGCTTCTTGCGATTTCTTGTAATTGAGAGGGAATTGTGGGGATCTCGGGGATCCTCTGCATATTTTGATGGTAGGTGAACGGTTCGTCAGGATTCGTATAATCAAGCTCAACAAAAAAGAGGCCTGTAATCAGGCTCTCAGTATTGAGACGGGCACGTAGGCCTTGCCGCACCTGCTGCGCGATAATCTCCTCATTGCTTACATCAACCGGCGAGCCCAGGTCACTGCTGATGTGCTGATTGTCTAACTCAATAATTACCGGGATTGCGTCCGAAGTCTCCAACTGATCGGGCACGCGGATTCGAATCTCGTCGACGCGCCCCACAGGCACCCCCTTAAACTTTACCCAAGCTCCCTTCTCCAGTCCGTTCACCGACTCCTCAAAAAAGAGCACAAAACGAGGATTTTCCTGAAGCATCTTTGCCAGGCCGAAAAACACCAAGCCACCGGCCAAAATCAGAAACGCACCCACGACAAACAATCCAATGGTGACTGGGTTAGCGCGCTTACTCATACGTACAGAAAACAAAGCGTCGCTGGCAGACTGACAACCCTTTAAATTCGAAGATCTCAGTCAGCTTTCACCTTCCAAATGCCTATCCCCGTCAAGGGTCCTTAGATGCGTTCAAATCATCGAACTGCTCCATATGGACAGCAGAACCGACCTCACCACGTCGCTTTCTCCAACGTCCCAAGAGGCCTCTATGCGGACTCAATACCCAAGCCAGAATAAAGACAAACAAAGCGACTACCACCATCGCACCAGCAATACTACAGCCCAGGAAAAGAGCCAAATGTAGCCCACCTATCGCATAGATACCACCCAGCAGTGTTGCACCGAAAAGCACACGCGGTAGGCGGTCCGACAACAACATCATCGTACTGCCTGGAAAGATCAGCATGGCAATAACAAGGATCGCACCCACCGCCGAGAAAGCACTGACGACGACGACCGCCAAAACAGCCATGAGTGTGAAATGAATACTGCGCACCGGCATGCCGAGCGACTGGCCCAGAGTCGCATCGAACGAAGTCACCAACAACTCCTTATAAAAGAGCACCGTCATCCCCAGCACTCCCAAAGCGACCCAGCCCATTTGTAAAACAGGGTATGGAACGAATACGCCCGCTACTTCCCAAGCATCTTCGAAAGGCACAAACTCCAGCGCCCCGTAGAGGACGTGATTGACGTCCAAGTGCACATTACCCGCAAATACTGTGATCAAAATTACGCCCAGAGCGAACAGGCTCGCAAACACGATTCCCAAAGCCGCGTCCGCTTTCACGCGAGAGTTTTGATGGATCAGTTCGATCAGGACAGTCGTCAGCATCCCCGCGACTGCAGCACCGATCAGCATCACGGGCCCCTCCAAAGATCCGGTGATCAAAAACGCCACGACCAAGCCGGGCAGGACCGAGTGACTGATGGCATCGCCGACCAAAGCCATACGACGCAAAATCAAAAAACTCCCTACCACCCCACAGGTGGCAGACATCAACCAACCCATCAGCCAGATCCAAACATACTCGCCGAACCCATCGACCCACGGATCGACAAAAACACCGTGCCAGGAAAACTCAGGTATCAGGCTCTCCATCTAAAAGTCTCCCCGATAAGTGGAGCCCTGCATGACTTCCTGGGATCGATAGAGGCTGTCCATATCGGACATGCTCGGTATCAGCTTACCGTGAGGATCGCGGCGCGGATGGTTCAGCCGGCGCTCAAGCGCACGGACCGTATCCTCTCCTAAGATGTGCTCTATACGGTCCGCATCATCATGCACGTGGTCAGACTGATAGTCGGCAGCGTGGGTAAGGTAGAGCTCCCAGAGCCGGTGGTTCCGGACGATTTGGCAAGCACGCAGCGCTCCTTCGGCAGTGAGCACCAAACGCCTGTCTGCTAACAAGGCCCCCTGCTGCGCAGTCTGGGCAGGATTATAAAATGCCAGCCGCGCCGAGATAAGCGCACGCGCCCGTCGTGCGACATCAATCAGATCCTCATTTCGATGTTTGGATAGCTCCCCCAGCGTTACATCGGGAGAGTGGAATTCGGTTTTCTCACGCACCTGATAAATAGAGCGGAGGAGGTTTTCATCACGAATGCGCCCACTCCGCCGCCTGCGACGGGCTACGCGTGGCAACCACCCATATTTAGGGGAAAGCAGGAAGGAGCAGATGAAGATTACAGCAGCAACGACCACCATAAAAGGCCCCGTCGGCAGGTCATTTTTCAAAAAACTGAAAAAACCACCCAGCACCGCACTGACGACACCCACCGCACAAGATATCACCAACATCCGGACAAAATTATCGGTCAACAAGTAGGCGCAGGCGGGGGGAATGATTAATAGGGCAGACACGAGCAACACACCCGCAGCTTTGAGCGATACCACGATTCCGAAAGTCAGTAACACATAAAGCGCATACTCCACCCAGCGGATCGGTAAGCCAATCGACCCAGCAAATCCCGAGTCGAAACTCGATACCAACAACTCCTTATAGGATAAAAACACGAAGACTAGGGACAACACAGTCACGACCACGATAGTAGCGACATCGACTTCGCCCAGTGCCGCAGCTTGACCAAAGAGAAAGTCATTGAGCCCCGTTTTTTCCGCAGTGGGCAAACGCTGGATCATCGTCAGCATGCAAATCCCCACGGCGTAAAATCCAGACAACACCATACCGAGGGCCGCATCTTCTTTAAGATGGGTCGTTTTACGGATCGCATTGACCATCAGGATCCCGAGAAATCCAGCGATTATGGCCCCCGTGAACATCGCCGTGAGGTCCTTAGTCTGATTCCAGAGAAACCCAGCCGCAATTCCCGGCAAAACGGCATGGGACAACGTATCGCCCAAAAGCGCCATTTTGCGCACGACAATAAACGCACCCATCAGGCCACAGCATATGCCCATGCACACGGTTCCCAAGAGAACAATGCGGACCGAGGGGTCTTGCAGAGTCCAAAAACGCAGAGCCTGTTCAGCGAGCGAAGTTTCGACGAGTTCACCGATACGCGCAGCATCTAAGGGGACGAGCACGACTAAAAAAACTAGCC encodes:
- a CDS encoding sigma-70 family RNA polymerase sigma factor, with the translated sequence MSARHPIKKNTMPHDDSTTPSDTWLQATARQLAPHLERYADSVSSSRELARDAVQDTFRKLAALPRKERPDPPKPWLFRVCRNRLIDLQRRERRSVPIEEATLETTPADIPTPQETSERSDLHSQVIRSIENLPAAQREVVRLKFQNELSYKEISEITQHSVSYIGVLLHSAMKTLRQHMAQYR
- a CDS encoding VWA domain-containing protein, encoding MKASFPPLTPDDPRLTTYALGEIDDPAERTFIEGALDEKPELKQIVEETCLAEQTLTRALAQEALPKIEALPELDGKEAKPAIPFPSRPMLAAAASVALVLGLGLISAFVLKQPTETDTDLYSVIELSDSIPQKIHSPEIAQSFEFEAAPLPVTFGRSMQASRPRGSATSSAAFFTAAQEILVDFEPSSTESYDPIEDTGFQSVLEAPRSTFSVDVDTASYANVRRFIQTSQRPPADAVRVEELINRFDYAYPVPKADAEHPFSTTVQAASAPWAPEHALVRIGLQGHDIPWEARPASNLVFLMDVSGSMNQPNKLPLVKKTLDILVRRMSGQDRIAVVVYAGNSGIALPSTTADNHETIMHAIQQLQPGGSTNGNAGIELAYEIAQQHFIKGGNNRVILCTDGDFNVGISDRGSLKTVIEEKAQGGVFLSVLGFGMGNYKDDMLELLSNSGNGTYAYIDSEKEARRVFLQDLTGSLFTIAKDVKIQVEFNPTQVQAYRLIGYENRRLADEDFNNDKKDAGDIGAGNSVTALYEVVPHGVELTDRVKAAFDIDPLKYTVLTESQTDSLQEWLTVKLRYKQPDGDTSRLLSTALRPSGELASIAESDEDFRWATAVAMFGEKLRGNAASQQVAWADIESLAQSAQGRDPYGDRTEFLQLIRTVQQL
- the lspA gene encoding signal peptidase II, with product MRLSLPPPMTETSSAPRSIQDRARSYALVFGLAWFWLLFDQLSKAWVRRAIPFESYIGPESIDLLPGRFHFVHVGNYGAAWGMFEGFGGFFVVLAVLAVGAIVVFRRQLEMHRPFIQLVFGLIVGGIIGNVIDRVWQGYVTDFILVIIPVVEYHWPVFNIADAGIVVGVSSYLVDSFRPVHKAQVGENN
- a CDS encoding TraR/DksA C4-type zinc finger protein — translated: MAPKKTTRKTVAKKTAAKKKTAAKKSTAKAKQAQASDKLPVKHTRKSKDTPAVFKVKPKKQTAIVFTPEDALKILKERKVEDVVVEAPAKKKARKRAAKKKVVTPTPIPEVQEKRSFQAASMADILGIAAAPKQAMEKAVPAERKVPAKFKKYHTLLIRMRDELREGISYHTEETLHRSSRDDSGDLSGYGQHQADAGTETFDRDLALSLVSSEQEALNEIEDAIERIFDETYGVCEITGEEISKERLEAVPFTRYSLEGQAQHERMRRHTVDRGNVFTDEDEDAPILASSDDGDE
- the ileS gene encoding isoleucine--tRNA ligase; this encodes MIQDLKDTLNLPKTSFPMRGNLVEREPKRIEHWEKTQVYECIIERDQARAGELFIMHDGPPFTNGDVHIGTALNKTLKDSILRYKRLKGFVCPNVPGWDSHGLPIEHKVMTELRQKGDDKLEPAEVRKACADFASKFLDVMRDQFRRLGVWADWKQQYWTIEPDYEAEELIAFAHVVEQDLIYRSKKPVYWSIPCKTALAEAEIEYKEKTSPSIYVRFAVNNPDKIGETSGLYTVIWTTTPWTLPANLAVAAGPNIEYVIVTADGDRYLVAKSLAESLIEAAKLENATIGERVLKGSELEGLICQHPFIDRESPLVLADYVTTDSGTGLVHTAPGHGLDDYLTGLKHGFEVYCPLDDNACYVDDGKVPTELVGLSTLEVKGRAPANKGVLQIIENNGSLLSLSPYKHQYPHCWRSKTPVIFRAMDQWFIALDKDGMRQKALGALERVDFIPDWGIKRIGAAVETRPDWCISRQRSWGVPIPAFYDADGEAYIDAKVVRAVAEKVRKEGSQIWFEQSAEDILLGVDLPEDWPAASELKPGRDTLDVWIDSACSQHGVLAKHPDLRRPADLYLEGSDQHRGWFQSSLWFGIFTHGDAPFKQLVTHGYIVNEDGSKISKSDGTKTKPQTSDAYIKKFGADVVRLWICSQDFRGDIPVSDKLIKNVGNTYRTLRNTFRFLIGNLYDFDWGKDAVAPDALTPLDAWALHHTGLLVKDVEVAYERYEFHRAYQLIANFVSITLSATYHDILKDRLYTWSPASPERRSSQTALHQIFETLVTVLSPMLPFTTDEAWSYFKEDQDFVEDAIALRHWPALGDYFEHPEPYKRLNEVLGFKQEQVNDVLEGLRQDKKIGQSLDARVKIRISDGHPMAAVLSAISSEFLAELFIVSSVEVETTPEAGSLEVTAQAAEVTGWVRCPRSWKWVPELVETDVWGAVSSQSAQALADIQNA
- a CDS encoding membrane integrity-associated transporter subunit PqiC, yielding MIRTVIFALITLMIVGCSTFQAQPDRVGYYRLEARLLTPGVTLFPESIVAVTVPDTVDHKKLALPEGPTVVISDFDRWVEPFGKGVERVLDLNVRALLGSNAEESVACSVNILEARLENGALEVWLDYHWIEETGVVKGAFSSTTFVSDTGPVATAEAWSKVLELVAQELVNARR
- a CDS encoding MCE family protein, whose product is MSKRANPVTIGLFVVGAFLILAGGLVFFGLAKMLQENPRFVLFFEESVNGLEKGAWVKFKGVPVGRVDEIRIRVPDQLETSDAIPVIIELDNQHISSDLGSPVDVSNEEIIAQQVRQGLRARLNTESLITGLFFVELDYTNPDEPFTYHQNMQRIPEIPTIPSQLQEIARSATEAIARIGDIDFDTLGSNLNRLVFIAGQRIEEVNIAQLSKQVDTALERFNQVLEPQRMEKLIVQIQGTLASFQSFAESADKRLPDILENLNASLMSFNATLDAAQRMIETVNETADPNSSLVRGLEATLQDVRNAAQSLEDLSAYLERNPNAFISGRSTPDLP
- a CDS encoding metal ABC transporter permease, with product MESLIPEFSWHGVFVDPWVDGFGEYVWIWLMGWLMSATCGVVGSFLILRRMALVGDAISHSVLPGLVVAFLITGSLEGPVMLIGAAVAGMLTTVLIELIHQNSRVKADAALGIVFASLFALGVILITVFAGNVHLDVNHVLYGALEFVPFEDAWEVAGVFVPYPVLQMGWVALGVLGMTVLFYKELLVTSFDATLGQSLGMPVRSIHFTLMAVLAVVVVSAFSAVGAILVIAMLIFPGSTMMLLSDRLPRVLFGATLLGGIYAIGGLHLALFLGCSIAGAMVVVALFVFILAWVLSPHRGLLGRWRKRRGEVGSAVHMEQFDDLNASKDP
- a CDS encoding metal ABC transporter permease, whose translation is MRRLLLGLVFLVVLVPLDAARIGELVETSLAEQALRFWTLQDPSVRIVLLGTVCMGICCGLMGAFIVVRKMALLGDTLSHAVLPGIAAGFLWNQTKDLTAMFTGAIIAGFLGILMVNAIRKTTHLKEDAALGMVLSGFYAVGICMLTMIQRLPTAEKTGLNDFLFGQAAALGEVDVATIVVVTVLSLVFVFLSYKELLVSSFDSGFAGSIGLPIRWVEYALYVLLTFGIVVSLKAAGVLLVSALLIIPPACAYLLTDNFVRMLVISCAVGVVSAVLGGFFSFLKNDLPTGPFMVVVAAVIFICSFLLSPKYGWLPRVARRRRRSGRIRDENLLRSIYQVREKTEFHSPDVTLGELSKHRNEDLIDVARRARALISARLAFYNPAQTAQQGALLADRRLVLTAEGALRACQIVRNHRLWELYLTHAADYQSDHVHDDADRIEHILGEDTVRALERRLNHPRRDPHGKLIPSMSDMDSLYRSQEVMQGSTYRGDF